From the genome of Periplaneta americana isolate PAMFEO1 chromosome 15, P.americana_PAMFEO1_priV1, whole genome shotgun sequence, one region includes:
- the LOC138714808 gene encoding uncharacterized protein, which translates to MASTGSLNSDMLECIPYMAEWVPFINTFAALTVIVVMPNPNDREKIALLLGIDVDEFYPPEIPSLTGNTTTEDGIATIGEVKYKTFTYWCISYAVASIPASLMLATAVYKKSSGSTIPWFICKIVVVVVQVVGFIYYITNASLLKRVIITVFLNFVYTVGTMIIVYKAAMKWPEGHLHVIVNRIPDIPRLQDMFNKRSNTSNQNVGQNTADSQTDNSSGNVDGVSAEVNEAVASEVNEAEELGEGVSTELDKAEGCTVSAVKEAVSEESEMKSSVSEVPAFQHVELEKVEVPASDQTEEMKEVEQNVINIDIKGFQPV; encoded by the coding sequence ATGGCATCTACTGGGAGTCTAAATTCGGACATGCTGGAATGTATACCATACATGGCGGAGTGGGTTCCTTTCATAAATACGTTTGCTGCATTGACAGTGATCGTTGTAATGCCCAATCCAAATGACAGAGAGAAGATAGCCTTATTATTGGGAATAGATGTAGATGAATTTTATCCTCCTGAAATACCCAGCCTAACAGGAAATACGACTACTGAAGATGGCATCGCTACTATTGGCGAAGTGAAGTATAAAACATTTACTTATTGGTGCATTTCATACGCAGTTGCAAGTATTCCCGCCAGCCTTATGCTTGCTACTGCAGTGTACAAGAAGTCTTCGGGGTCCACTATTCCTTGGTTCATATGCAAGATTGTCGTTGTCGTCGTACAAGTGGTTGGCTTCATATACTACATCACGAACGCTTCCCTCTTAAAACGTGTAATCAtaacagtttttttaaattttgtatacacTGTTGGAACCATGATCATTGTATACAAAGCAGCAATGAAGTGGCCTGAAGGACATCTGCATGTAATAGTGAACAGAATTCCAGACATACCCAGACTTCAGGATATGTTTAATAAACGTTCAAATACCAGTAATCAAAATGTTGGACAGAACACTGCTGATTCTCAAACTGATAATTCAAGTGGCAATGTAGATGGTGTCTCTGCTGAAGTGAATGAAGCAGTGGCTTCTGAAGTCAATGAAGCTGAGGAATTGGGTGAAGGTGTATCCACAGAACTCGATAAAGCTGAAGGATGTACCGTGTCAGCAGTGAAGGAAGCAGTTAGTGAAGAAAGTGAAATGAAGTCCAGTGTTTCCGAGGTGCCTGCCTTtcaacacgtagagctggaaaAGGTTGAAGTTCCTGCCTCTGATCAGactgaagaaatgaaggaagtaGAGCAGAATGTCATTAATATTGACATAAAGGGCTTTCAACCAGTGTAA